The genomic segment ACTAAAGTGAACGGTGGATCAAGCTCCAGATTAAATTCGTTCCGAAGGATTCTTATTAGAGAAAGATCATCCCCGAggattcaaaatcaacaatcaTGTGGACAAGCTGAGTGTTTCCCAGATCTTGAGAGGCAGTGATAATGTAACTAAAAGGTAATAATTCACTTCATTGTTACGTATACAAATACTTCATTGTTAcgtatacaaatacatacagaGCCGcaaaaaattttgggattttttcttttgattgtAAAATTGTCTTCCGTGTAAGATAcaaactttgaaattttaatcTGTACTAGTTCCATCTTTAGAAAAATAAacattaaaacaaataatatttcaatttattgTAGAATTATTTGTTGGTTGATCATGAATGTGAAAGGTTCTTGAATTTGGTAAACTAACATAATAGTTTGCTGATGAACTGGGACGGCAAAATAAACTTTGTGTATCAAAGTCAATGAATGAATCTACTTTAGGTTAGGTGACATGATGTGAAACTACATACTAAATGCATTTTCAATTGTGAAACCATTGACTAAAAGGTAACACACGCCTACTTCCAAATAATTTTAtagtaatttaataattttcagttTTCTTGTTGAAATCATTCTTGGCACAAAATTATTTGTTCTTGACTTTAACGTGATTTACTTGGTAAATCATGAAACTTGTCAAGATCTACTTGATGTAATGTTATATTAACCTCATTGACTGGTTTTGGAAAGATTCTCTCAATCTCTCTCGAAAGCTTTATGATTTATTGTCCTTTCGACATAGGCTCCCGAACTATTTAAGATCATCCACTCAATACACAGAAAAACAGGAGCTGACTTGTCCGAGGATGTGTGTAAATCACAATTCCGGCAGGTTCCGTCCTGGTTAGTGGTAATGCCCATGTATATGAACAAAACAGAGAAAACGGGAAAATCAATAAGTTGATGGAAGCACCAAGAATTTGGACAACAATGCAACAACAGGAACCACAAAAAAGGTCAAGAAAATGAGTTTCTCTAAATAGAAAATCACTCACTCGGTGATTTTTAAGCGTGAGATTGACGAGAAATATCTATCTGATACCCTAACAAGAAAGGATtgttatgtataaaaaattcatgtatCCATCCAATCTAGTTCTCGTTACAAAATCACTAGAGGGATGTCAAATAAGTGAGAAATCGAGATCGATTCCCAATCCATCGTCTTGAGATTGAATTGCTGGCAATCATGTCCGAAGTAGCAGGCCCTGCAGTCACTGAACCATTCAAGTTTACATTGCCCTTACTTAAACTACACAACATTACACAACCATGAAtgttaaaattgtaaaaataattacAAGTTTTCAATCTGTTAATAACAATCGATCAAGGATCTCAACCCACTCGGACAAGCACACACTCCCAATCAAGATTATGAAAAACAGAACAAGAACACACTCAAGTTACATGGTTCGGCTTTGAATAGCCTACATCCATGGAAGAACACAGCAACCTTCTTTATTATTAATTCAACAGAGAATTACAAGTACCGAACCAAGAGTACAAAGAATGAATTACAATTGAGATTATACCCCTCAAGCACTTCGAGACTCTCTCTTTGTGCCGTATATTCCCTGTTCTCTGTCAAGCGATCAGGATGAGAGATTATTGATTCTTTTTTCCCTGTTTCCCACAAGCCTCTGACTTTCCAGTCTTCCGGTTACACCAAGCTGTCCAACAGAATATATAACCCAAGCCCGCAACTAATTCACTTATAGTTGCGGCCCATAACCACCAGTAACTAACCCTTGGTATATTCCGTCTTCTTGCCAACTTGTGAGCCACCAAATATCCCAACCCAATCTATACACGATCATCCTACTATTACATGCCcccgattaaaaaaaaaaaaaaaaactttgcatTTATGCCAATACACGGTCATCTCTCAGCCGAGCTAGGCTTTGGATTTGGGCTTTCTATCGAATTTATGTCCTAATATCTACTTGAAATGTTAACAGATTAATGTGGGGGCACAGTTCAgaatatcaaattttgaaaaacataGTTTACTGTAAGATTTCATCTATCCATATATATTGTGAGAAGGAAATGAACTTACAGCACCACAGAGAGCCAAACACTAGAAATCATGCAGTTAACAACTGACTAAAAGAATgatcagaaaataaaaaataaacttataTAAAATTTTGCACAGTTGCTTACCTGGATAGAAATTTGCAATTTTTATAACCTGAAACGATATGAAAACAcagattaaacaaacataaactgGTAACACGATTTAAAATCAAACAGAAGTGAAAGAAAAATGTGCCAAGAAATTCAGAGAGTTTACTAGGGTTCAAGGAAGTGAGAGCAGCGGTGTTACTAAAGTTACAGGTGTCATCCTCCGCGTTGTTCTTCGAAACGCACCACAGCTCCACCGAAGGCACACCTCCGCCTCCTTGCGCGGCCGACACGGCGGAGATGAGACAACATAAGAAGACATGTAGAAATAGAACCCCCGCGAAAATACCATCACCCGTAGCTAAGAGAAGGAAGAGAATGAGACGTGGAAGGAGTGGAGTGGAGTGGAGTCGAGGAAAATAGTTGCAGGCTTTATGAGAAGTCATTCTAATTCACTTTTTTACTACTTTTGTTTGCTCTATTATTTGATTGCTTGTGAAATATTTATTAAGTTTGGAAGATATTATTTAAGTGTCTTTTGAAatgtttgaaaattatatttagaaattgataatcatttaaaataagctctTGCAAACATTGTCTATGACTTCCTGCTTGGTTTGAATTAAAGACTCTTCCTTTTGTTTTTCTCCCCTTTTTATGTTCTAGACAATTGTTCTTTTGTAGGAGACATGTTTGTTAAAACCTTAAGGCTTCGTTTGGTTTGAAGAATAGGATAACTAAAGAATtagtaattagagtgattaaaaaatgagatgtatggattaatagtatggtgggataaataacatggtgtttggtatgattttaaaatgatggattgattttgtaaattttattgtaacgaccaaaatgccccaagtgttaattaaatatatattcttaaaataattggatagataattaaatatttataattataatttacatttattaaaattaatttaaatatatttattagaaataaatttgtgaatatgNttttctttaaaatgattgaaaataataaaaatatatgaaattaatttataaaaaatataataaaaatttaaatattatattaattattaaattttcattaattttaattttcatattatattgaagaaatCAATTCAAGTGTATTATGGTCAATATACAATCTTATCATGatcactattcaaaaattattaattatcacACCATTTGAGGAGTGATATTTAATCACACAATTAATATGAATAGTGTGGGTTTTTAATTATAATCAAGGGCatgtaaattaataaaaaacgAACCAAACGCAAGATAAAggaatgattattaaataatcattccATTATCATGGCTACCAAACATAGCCTAAATGTTAATACGCACATATCAGGTTTTGTTGTTCGAAGTTTTTTCAAGACGTATATCAATACTTTGCTGCAAAGTGTTAGATCACATGTTATAACATCAATCACATATTTGTAAAGACGATATAGAAATGAAATACcctattttaaaactttaagaaaTTGAAAAAACATTTCAATATCATATTCACAAACATGTGATTGAGAAATTTAACATTTTGCAATATCAAGATGTCCACTAAAACATTTCAATATCGTCTTTACAAATATGTGATTGCTATTATAACAGGTAATCTAACATTTTGCAGCGGAGTACTGATATATGTCTTGAAAAAGCTTCGAACAACAAAACCTGATAATTGATTCTGCTGTAACTCCAACATCCAAATGCTTTTATGACCAATCAAGCCAGCTAATTGCCAAGGGTGATGCAACAGCAACTCATGCAAAAATTAAATCGACTTTCTGCTTTGCCAAAAAGCATTCAAAAAGAAGTTAAGATGCTAAGATTTTAATTCTGCAAATCTCTTCCGCACAACATTGGCAAGCTCCAATTCACCAACACTAACCAATCCCTCAAACAACCGCTGCCTCTCTTTGATGAATGGTATAAACCTTCTTTCAGTCATTCTAATAACAAACTTTCCGGCCAAAACGAAATGACGTCCCTCCAAGCAACCCTCGAGAACTGATTCATAGGCCTCAAATCCAATATACGCTTCCTCGCCTTCTAAAAACTCGAGCATCTCTACTGATCTCCATATGTCCCTGTTAGCACGCATTGCACCAATTGCTTTTACCATGGTATCTTGCCTTGGATTCAGTCCATGCTTGCTCACCATTTCCTTCACCATTCCTAGAACCTCAGGTGTCATTCTTAGCTCACTCATTTCATCGATCAAAGCTCCATAACTATCCAAATCGGGAATGCAACCAGCCTTGCTCATGCCCTGCAAGACTTTAATTGCTTCTTCTAACCGATCAACTTTGCAGAGCGACATAATAAGGTAATTGCAAGTCCCACAGTCGGGAGAGTACCCAATTGAGTGCATTTCAGATAGGATACCAGAAACAGACTGCAATTTCTGCAGGCGTTCAACCCATGCATTAACAAGTAGCAGATGAGTTTGTGAAACAGGACGACAACCGGAACGAAGCATTCGTTGTAGGATAGCAAACGCAAGTGGGAGAGGATTGGAGCTTTCAAGAGCATAGATCAGGAGCAAGGAATAGACACCATATAGTCGGCCACGGGGTCGAACAGAAATTAAAGACTGTAAAATCCCATCAACGACGTGAACTCGATGGCTTTCAGTAAACTTGGAGAGAAACGCAAAGGGATTTGGGTTTCGACCAAACTCTATCGAGGTATGGAGGAGCTCCGGTAATTGCTGGTAGCTTTTGGCTTCCACTGCTGATCGTACGGATTCTTCTAGCGATGGTTGTGAAGATGAGGAATGAGCCAAGGAACATCGAAGAAAAGCCAAGGCCCAGCGACGAGACAACGAGCAAAAATTTGAAGCTGCTAACGCCATGTTACATGCGGGAAAGAGGACGGAAGCATTGGTTGTCACGTACAACTAAAAGGAACAATACCGGGGCAGATTCGTTGAGGAATACGGTCGAACAGCTGATGCACTCTCCACGAAGTCGTTCTTCCGACTTTTACCTGGCTGGGATCTTGACCCAACATTAGAAACCAGATTAAGTATGTATCTGGGGGTCAATAAAACGCTATCTGGGATATCTTTTCAACGTTGTGCGAGACTATTC from the Primulina huaijiensis isolate GDHJ02 unplaced genomic scaffold, ASM1229523v2 scaffold25037, whole genome shotgun sequence genome contains:
- the LOC140967425 gene encoding pentatricopeptide repeat-containing protein At1g06270-like yields the protein MALAASNFCSLSRRWALAFLRCSLAHSSSSQPSLEESVRSAVEAKSYQQLPELLHTSIEFGRNPNPFAFLSKFTESHRVHVVDGILQSLISVRPRGRLYGVYSLLLIYALESSNPLPLAFAILQRMLRSGCRPVSQTHLLLVNAWVERLQKLQSVSGILSEMHSIGYSPDCGTCNYLIMSLCKVDRLEEAIKVLQGMSKAGCIPDLDSYGALIDEMSELRMTPEVLGMVKEMVSKHGLNPRQDTMVKAIGAMRANRDIWRSVEMLEFLEGEEAYIGFEAYESVLEGCLEGRHFVLAGKFVIRMTERRFIPFIKERQRLFEGLVSVGELELANVVRKRFAELKS